The following are encoded together in the Planctobacterium marinum genome:
- the cysS gene encoding cysteine--tRNA ligase, protein MLHIYNTLTQKKEAFKPLQAGKVGMYVCGITVYDLCHMGHARTYLSFDLMVRYLRHKGFDVNYVRNITDVDDKIIKRANERGEDVQQFTERTIAEMHKDFDSIGLLPADIEPRVTTHMPEIIDVIQRLVDKGHAYQADNGDVLFEVSTYKAYGKLGKQDLEQLNAGARVEVETSKRAPLDFVLWKMVKPGEPGWESPWGVGRPGWHIECSAMNHKHLGAHFDIHGGGSDLIFPHHENEVAQSCCAFDTPYVNTWVHTGMVQVNQEKMSKSLGNFFTLRDVLKQYDAETLRYFLMSAHYRSQLNYSEDNIKQAKAGLERLYTALRDVEFDDSLEPVESYVARFDSAMDDDFNTPEAFAVLFELAKDINREQSAELKPRLAATLKFLGNVMGFLQLSPESYLQGGAGEDESALIEALIKKRNDARAAKDWAQADAARDELNAMNIVLEDGPSGTTWRKG, encoded by the coding sequence GCCGGTAAAGTGGGTATGTACGTCTGCGGTATCACGGTGTATGACTTGTGTCACATGGGACATGCCCGTACCTATCTGAGTTTTGATTTAATGGTGCGCTATCTGCGCCATAAAGGTTTTGATGTGAATTATGTGCGCAACATCACTGATGTTGACGATAAAATCATTAAACGCGCCAATGAACGCGGCGAAGATGTTCAACAGTTCACGGAGCGAACCATTGCTGAGATGCACAAAGACTTTGATAGTATCGGTTTACTGCCTGCTGATATCGAACCTCGTGTTACCACCCACATGCCTGAGATCATTGATGTAATCCAGCGTCTTGTGGATAAGGGCCATGCCTATCAAGCGGATAACGGCGATGTATTGTTTGAAGTTAGCACCTATAAGGCTTATGGAAAGCTAGGCAAGCAAGATTTGGAGCAGCTCAATGCCGGTGCGCGAGTTGAAGTGGAAACCAGTAAACGGGCACCACTGGATTTCGTGTTGTGGAAGATGGTGAAACCGGGTGAGCCAGGCTGGGAGTCGCCTTGGGGCGTTGGCCGTCCGGGCTGGCACATTGAATGTTCCGCCATGAACCACAAACATTTAGGCGCGCATTTCGATATTCACGGTGGTGGCTCAGATTTGATATTTCCACACCATGAGAATGAAGTTGCGCAATCTTGCTGCGCCTTTGATACCCCGTATGTTAACACTTGGGTGCACACTGGTATGGTTCAGGTGAATCAGGAAAAGATGTCTAAATCTTTAGGCAACTTCTTTACATTGCGTGATGTGCTTAAGCAATACGACGCGGAAACACTGCGTTATTTCTTGATGTCAGCTCATTATCGCTCTCAGTTGAATTATTCAGAGGATAATATCAAACAGGCGAAAGCAGGTTTAGAGCGTTTATATACGGCATTAAGAGATGTTGAATTTGACGATTCACTTGAGCCAGTTGAAAGCTATGTCGCCCGGTTTGATTCAGCGATGGACGATGATTTTAATACGCCTGAAGCTTTTGCAGTGCTGTTTGAATTGGCTAAAGATATCAACCGTGAGCAAAGCGCGGAGTTAAAGCCTCGCTTGGCTGCCACATTGAAATTCCTCGGTAATGTAATGGGCTTTTTGCAACTATCACCAGAGAGTTATTTGCAAGGTGGAGCCGGGGAAGATGAATCGGCGCTGATTGAAGCCTTGATTAAAAAACGCAACGATGCCAGAGCTGCAAAAGATTGGGCGCAAGCGGATGCCGCGCGAGATGAACTCAATGCCATGAATATTGTGCTGGAAGATGGTCCTTCGGGTACCACCTGGCGAAAAGGTTAA
- a CDS encoding S8 family serine peptidase, whose product MKFNKTTVALLCAASIGSAVQASPMTAVAQKASAQEQNARPTGFAQWRAEQKRQKYADTTDQIIVKLSSANDVLALKMADEAPEALKNQSNLKGGSLAARGQQIMMDFSFRAGKALSFVKAHGQDSVILKLPAELHVNDIDFITSNLSNSSYAARAEKNPKRWPMAESSPWGIANVQADQVSDASASNMTVCIIDSGYDITNPDLAANNASGTNDSGTGQWSTPGGSHGTHVAGTIAAVNNNEGVVGVLPNTNVNLHIIKVFTESGWAYSSDLVDAIQDCKTAGSKVVNMSLGGPSSTTSESNAMQAFEDDGMLLIAAAGNDGDATDSYPASYNAVVSVAAVDETGLHAEFSQYTSQVELSGPGEAILSTVGVGDGRQGFITYNGSTTGDDRVLPQSRYVPSGSSYSISNINGTVSGELASCSMTAGSYSCGNMSGKICIAERYENQSGSNYPEINPAQACANAGASGVIVYSNSARPGLQNPFVVDANTVVDMPTVSVNRALGQDLLANVGSNATLEVRGNTDYAYYNGTSMATPHVAGVAALAWSNNPSCTATEVRNALKQTALDLDNAGRDNRTGWGLVQTKAASDYMAANCAGTGGGTGGGGGTGETALTNGVAKTGLSGSTSDEQVFTLAVPAGATDLEFNLAGGSGDADLYVSFGSEPTTSNYDCRSWNSGNTESCSFSSAQEGTYYVKVHAYSTYSGASLTGSFTDNSGGGSGGEGSTGELTDLSASRNAWLHYTFDMPAGMSSAEFSISGGTGDADLYVRKGAQPTTTTYDCRPYESGNNETCTFSNPGQDTWHISIRAYRAFSGLTLNWNVQ is encoded by the coding sequence ATGAAATTTAATAAAACTACGGTCGCCCTACTCTGCGCTGCCTCAATTGGCTCAGCAGTTCAGGCCTCCCCAATGACGGCAGTGGCACAAAAAGCGTCTGCACAAGAGCAAAACGCGAGGCCAACTGGATTCGCTCAATGGCGCGCTGAACAAAAAAGACAAAAATATGCCGATACCACCGACCAAATTATCGTTAAGCTAAGCAGCGCGAATGACGTTTTAGCTTTGAAAATGGCGGATGAAGCGCCTGAAGCTTTGAAGAACCAGTCTAATCTGAAAGGCGGTAGCTTAGCGGCTCGTGGTCAACAAATCATGATGGACTTTTCTTTCAGAGCCGGCAAAGCGTTGTCTTTTGTCAAAGCCCATGGACAAGATAGTGTAATTTTGAAATTACCTGCAGAATTGCACGTTAATGACATTGATTTTATTACTTCTAACTTGAGCAACTCTTCTTATGCTGCGCGTGCTGAGAAGAATCCAAAGCGTTGGCCAATGGCTGAATCTTCACCTTGGGGTATTGCCAATGTGCAAGCAGACCAGGTAAGCGATGCCAGCGCCAGCAACATGACTGTGTGTATCATCGACTCTGGTTACGATATCACTAATCCTGACCTGGCTGCCAATAATGCCTCTGGAACCAACGACAGTGGTACAGGCCAATGGTCTACACCAGGTGGTTCTCACGGTACTCACGTTGCCGGTACCATTGCTGCGGTAAACAACAATGAAGGTGTCGTTGGTGTGTTACCTAACACCAATGTCAATCTGCACATCATTAAAGTGTTTACTGAATCAGGTTGGGCATACAGTAGTGATTTGGTAGATGCGATCCAGGACTGTAAAACTGCGGGTTCAAAAGTGGTTAACATGTCTTTGGGTGGTCCAAGCTCCACGACATCTGAAAGCAATGCAATGCAGGCCTTTGAAGATGATGGCATGTTGCTAATCGCCGCGGCGGGTAACGATGGTGATGCCACTGACTCCTATCCTGCCTCTTATAATGCTGTAGTTTCAGTAGCAGCTGTTGATGAGACAGGCTTACATGCTGAGTTTTCGCAATACACCTCGCAAGTTGAATTATCGGGTCCAGGTGAAGCAATACTGTCTACAGTAGGTGTAGGTGACGGCCGTCAAGGTTTCATTACTTACAATGGCTCAACCACTGGTGATGATCGCGTGTTACCGCAATCACGTTATGTGCCCTCAGGTAGCAGCTATTCAATTTCCAATATCAATGGCACTGTTTCCGGTGAGCTTGCTAGTTGCAGCATGACTGCTGGCAGTTACAGCTGTGGCAATATGTCTGGCAAAATCTGTATCGCTGAACGTTACGAAAATCAATCAGGCTCAAACTATCCAGAAATCAATCCTGCGCAAGCTTGTGCTAACGCTGGTGCGAGCGGTGTGATTGTTTACAGTAACTCTGCTCGTCCTGGTCTTCAAAATCCGTTTGTAGTGGACGCCAACACTGTAGTTGATATGCCAACAGTATCTGTCAATCGCGCCTTAGGTCAGGACTTGCTGGCCAATGTGGGCTCCAACGCCACACTAGAAGTAAGAGGCAATACGGATTACGCCTATTACAATGGTACGTCTATGGCAACTCCGCATGTTGCAGGTGTTGCGGCATTGGCGTGGAGTAATAACCCAAGCTGTACTGCAACTGAAGTCAGAAATGCACTTAAGCAAACTGCATTAGATCTGGACAACGCTGGCAGAGATAACCGCACTGGTTGGGGACTGGTCCAAACCAAAGCAGCCTCTGACTATATGGCAGCTAATTGTGCAGGCACAGGTGGCGGCACCGGTGGTGGTGGCGGTACAGGGGAAACCGCACTAACTAATGGCGTAGCTAAAACTGGCTTGTCTGGTTCCACAAGCGATGAGCAAGTCTTTACATTAGCAGTGCCTGCAGGTGCCACTGATCTTGAATTCAACCTTGCTGGCGGCAGCGGTGACGCTGACCTATACGTAAGCTTCGGTTCAGAGCCAACTACCTCTAACTACGATTGTCGTTCTTGGAATTCAGGAAACACTGAAAGCTGTTCTTTCAGCAGCGCTCAGGAAGGCACCTATTATGTTAAAGTTCACGCCTATTCTACTTATAGCGGGGCTTCATTAACTGGTAGTTTTACTGACAACAGCGGTGGTGGTTCAGGTGGTGAAGGTAGCACAGGCGAACTGACTGATCTGTCTGCTTCTCGCAACGCTTGGTTACACTATACCTTTGACATGCCAGCGGGCATGAGCAGTGCTGAGTTCAGCATCTCAGGTGGCACAGGTGACGCTGACCTTTACGTAAGAAAAGGCGCGCAACCTACAACCACCACTTATGATTGCCGCCCCTATGAGTCTGGCAACAACGAAACTTGTACTTTCAGCAACCCTGGACAGGATACCTGGCATATCAGCATCCGTGCTTACCGTGCATTCTCAGGTCTGACACTAAACTGGAACGTTCAATAA
- a CDS encoding IS3 family transposase (programmed frameshift), which produces MRNPDKQRVKRTQRDYTLGFKLAVVAQVEKGDFTYKQAQKHFGIQGRSTVLVWLRKHGKLDWSEPLMHSLMSQSNETPAQKIKRLERALADAELKIDVLEEVVTRVDNECGSKLQKKVLRQALWAGKVEKRRKLARCCRLFGFTPQGLYQWVKRFNDKQQRLMPVKDMVLYWRQYMPRIGTRKLYQLMKPELDKLGIKLGRDGLFDYLRAEGMLVKPKRSYTKTTDSRHWMKKHPNLLKDYQPQQAEDVLVSDITYVKSDAGTHYLSLTTDAYSRKIMGYELSDEMKATDVVKALNMSIKHKYYNHPMIHHSDRGVQYCSEEYQAVLRNHNITPSMTDGYDCYQNALAERINGILKQEFLLHQCKNRRELKQLVDESIYIYNEMRPHLSLGMKTPNQVHYEKGR; this is translated from the exons ATGAGAAACCCAGATAAACAACGCGTTAAACGAACTCAACGTGATTACACCTTAGGCTTTAAATTGGCCGTTGTAGCGCAAGTCGAAAAAGGCGACTTCACCTACAAACAAGCTCAAAAGCACTTTGGCATTCAAGGCCGAAGTACAGTTCTCGTCTGGCTACGAAAGCATGGTAAGCTGGATTGGTCTGAGCCTTTGATGCATTCACTTATGTCTCAATCCAACGAAACACCCGCCCAAAAGATTAAGCGTTTAGAACGCGCATTAGCTGATGCTGAACTCAAAATTGATGTTCTGGAAGAGGTAGTAACCCGTGTTGATAACGAGTGTGGGAGTA AACTACAGAAAAAAGTACTACGACAAGCTCTCTGGGCGGGAAAAGTTGAAAAACGAAGAAAGCTAGCTCGTTGTTGTCGCCTATTCGGATTTACACCTCAAGGGCTTTATCAGTGGGTTAAGCGGTTTAACGATAAGCAGCAGAGGCTAATGCCGGTTAAGGACATGGTGCTGTATTGGCGCCAGTACATGCCGCGGATTGGGACTCGAAAGCTCTACCAACTGATGAAACCAGAGCTTGATAAACTTGGCATTAAGTTGGGGCGTGATGGACTGTTTGATTATTTACGCGCAGAAGGCATGTTGGTTAAACCCAAACGTAGTTACACAAAAACAACCGACAGCCGTCACTGGATGAAAAAGCACCCGAATCTACTGAAGGACTATCAACCTCAACAGGCTGAGGATGTGCTTGTGAGTGATATTACCTACGTGAAGTCAGATGCGGGTACGCACTATTTATCATTAACAACGGATGCATATTCCCGAAAGATAATGGGGTATGAACTCAGCGATGAAATGAAAGCAACAGATGTGGTTAAGGCACTCAATATGAGTATCAAGCATAAGTACTATAACCATCCAATGATTCATCACTCAGACCGAGGAGTGCAATATTGCTCTGAGGAATATCAGGCTGTCCTGAGAAATCACAACATTACTCCATCTATGACCGATGGTTATGATTGCTATCAGAATGCCTTAGCAGAAAGAATCAATGGCATACTAAAGCAGGAGTTCTTGTTGCATCAGTGCAAGAATAGGCGGGAATTAAAGCAACTCGTGGATGAATCGATATACATCTACAATGAGATGAGGCCGCACTTGAGTTTGGGAATGAAAACACCTAACCAGGTGCATTACGAAAAAGGCCGATAG